The Serratia rhizosphaerae genome has a segment encoding these proteins:
- a CDS encoding ATP-grasp domain-containing protein: MMKGNACLIIGNVREGEYEGLLADGVEVLLLADTKPTAKIADAARLRPVARYDFSQGYGEELRRLVAALHMEYAFTSVLNFRESYVAISEQICQGHPALQHLQRYVTRTLDKLQQRARFNASTNSDLHVVSRRVTMEALLQQADTLIWPCVLKPASLYSSLFVKCLHSAQDLARYALEEWPELQAYVAGKSRETSELLLEEYLSGSNHSIDCAITPDGEITTFPIVDVIAGVDIQRPDFHHFARYSPSTLQSHEETVARCHRLARDAVAALGLRGTFAHVEFILTTAGPRILEVGARPGGSRIYVIRQAWGIEMDACYHRALSGQPLNLPDTPASAFGIATPFARHNIVWQTLQHEEQIRRIAGFQQWYAWVTPGETIGPVGNGFQNYVYIEFRRPDTAALRESLLQVAQIDVYGERRRPAVIVVGGRDSSINWPGSEEFDMTLIQTPAQLTPYQRQHADVLLTERLDDLAHWLPVLQERHRQRPFSAIVSFNELGLMPAALAGEQLGICHNPRRSVAQSRDKLLFRQLLADGPWALPASRVHDRAQALAFVQRYGASIIKPIAGSGSQGIYAVNTEQDLRDIPFDGNQQIEVFARGDEFSVETLSLDGAHRILGITRKYTTGAPHYVETGHDFPALLSPEDERRIAEAVLWLLQALGHRWGPAHTEVKLDGQHLQFIETQTRFGGDQIWEMVWGVTGIHQAAATIAAMAKVTLPATPAAYQRMAIRFPIAAEGGEPPSPLPAGWLLRAGLQPEKFGRPVRCSSERHGYWLFGCQASDETAFLAALADMNVNPQFSEYSDE; encoded by the coding sequence ATGATGAAGGGCAATGCGTGTTTGATTATCGGCAATGTGCGCGAGGGGGAGTATGAAGGTCTGCTGGCGGATGGCGTTGAGGTACTCCTGCTGGCGGATACCAAACCGACGGCGAAAATCGCTGATGCGGCCCGTCTGCGGCCGGTTGCCCGCTATGATTTCTCTCAGGGCTATGGCGAGGAGCTACGCCGGTTGGTGGCGGCGTTGCATATGGAGTACGCCTTTACCAGCGTGTTGAATTTTCGGGAAAGCTATGTGGCGATTAGCGAACAAATATGCCAGGGGCATCCGGCACTGCAACATTTGCAGCGTTATGTTACCCGCACGCTGGATAAGTTGCAGCAGCGCGCCCGTTTTAATGCCAGCACCAACAGCGATTTACATGTGGTCTCACGCCGCGTCACGATGGAGGCGCTGTTGCAGCAGGCTGATACGCTGATCTGGCCCTGCGTGCTGAAGCCGGCCAGTCTGTACAGCAGCCTGTTCGTCAAATGTTTACACAGTGCGCAGGATCTGGCGCGCTACGCGCTGGAGGAGTGGCCGGAACTGCAGGCGTATGTTGCGGGGAAAAGCCGGGAAACCAGTGAATTACTGCTTGAGGAGTACCTGAGCGGCTCCAACCACTCCATTGACTGCGCCATTACGCCGGACGGCGAGATAACCACCTTTCCGATTGTCGATGTGATCGCCGGCGTGGATATTCAGCGGCCGGATTTCCACCATTTTGCCCGCTATTCGCCTTCTACGCTGCAAAGTCATGAGGAGACGGTGGCGCGTTGCCATCGGCTGGCTCGGGATGCCGTCGCAGCTCTGGGGCTGCGCGGCACTTTTGCGCATGTGGAGTTTATCCTTACCACCGCCGGCCCGCGCATTCTGGAGGTGGGAGCGAGACCGGGGGGCAGCCGTATCTATGTGATTCGCCAAGCCTGGGGCATTGAGATGGATGCGTGCTATCACCGCGCGCTCTCTGGCCAGCCGTTAAACTTACCGGATACGCCAGCGAGCGCTTTTGGCATCGCCACGCCGTTTGCGCGCCACAATATTGTCTGGCAGACGCTGCAGCATGAAGAGCAGATACGCCGGATTGCCGGGTTTCAGCAGTGGTATGCCTGGGTCACGCCGGGAGAGACGATCGGCCCGGTCGGTAACGGTTTCCAGAATTATGTCTACATTGAGTTTCGTCGACCGGACACCGCGGCGTTGCGAGAGTCGCTGCTGCAGGTGGCCCAAATCGACGTATACGGTGAGCGACGGCGCCCGGCGGTGATTGTGGTTGGCGGGCGAGACTCATCGATCAATTGGCCCGGCAGCGAAGAGTTTGATATGACGCTGATTCAGACCCCGGCTCAATTAACCCCTTATCAACGCCAGCATGCAGACGTTTTGCTGACGGAACGGCTGGACGATCTGGCGCATTGGCTGCCTGTATTGCAGGAGCGGCATCGACAGCGCCCCTTTAGCGCAATTGTTTCTTTCAATGAGTTGGGCCTGATGCCGGCGGCGCTGGCCGGTGAGCAACTGGGCATCTGCCATAACCCGCGTCGCAGCGTCGCGCAGAGCCGTGACAAACTGCTGTTTCGGCAGTTGCTTGCCGACGGTCCCTGGGCGCTGCCTGCCAGCCGGGTTCACGATCGCGCACAGGCGCTGGCCTTTGTGCAACGTTATGGTGCGTCCATTATCAAACCGATCGCCGGCTCCGGCAGCCAGGGCATTTATGCGGTAAATACTGAGCAGGATTTACGCGACATTCCGTTTGATGGCAATCAGCAGATTGAGGTTTTTGCCCGCGGTGATGAGTTTAGCGTGGAGACGCTAAGCCTGGATGGGGCGCACCGCATATTGGGCATCACACGAAAATATACCACCGGTGCGCCTCACTATGTGGAAACCGGGCACGATTTTCCGGCGTTGTTGTCGCCAGAGGATGAACGGCGAATCGCCGAGGCGGTGCTGTGGCTGCTGCAGGCATTGGGACACCGCTGGGGCCCTGCGCATACCGAAGTGAAATTGGACGGGCAGCATTTACAGTTTATTGAAACCCAAACGCGTTTTGGCGGCGATCAAATTTGGGAAATGGTCTGGGGCGTGACCGGTATACACCAGGCCGCCGCAACCATTGCGGCGATGGCGAAGGTGACGCTGCCGGCGACGCCCGCCGCGTATCAACGGATGGCGATCCGATTTCCGATCGCGGCGGAAGGGGGCGAACCACCGTCGCCGCTGCCGGCTGGGTGGCTGCTCCGCGCCGGCCTTCAGCCGGAGAAGTTTGGCAGGCCGGTGCGTTGCTCTTCGGAGCGCCACGGCTATTGGCTGTTTGGCTGTCAGGCATCGGACGAAACGGCGTTTCTCGCCGCCTTGGCCGATATGAATGTTAACCCTCAATTCAGCGAGTATTCCGATGAGTGA
- a CDS encoding sugar phosphate isomerase/epimerase family protein produces the protein MSDVLYHIEGEMHEEFPVISFSTNVYDNPADIFDSIERLAQYFQAVEFEIGEAAEEVFWQLDSEQRLALAAKIKAFTTDRGVTFTVHAGWWGRQYNLCSPDAGEQAQAIACLDAAVRFSLAAGASSVTFHPGYKDKYDNTTLLNCLITAVNRLQEQVDCRGIALCLENMGGERPKYPVFSVEEHLRFHRETGCYITIDVTHLCSLYPYGEALFDAIARLAPVTRHLHIADLRGTHHQHLPLGEGDLPLSDVLNRFAAGGYRGVAVVEEFIPKYSTAFYLEKAREYQRRLESMRHVPA, from the coding sequence ATGAGTGATGTTCTCTACCATATTGAAGGCGAAATGCATGAGGAGTTTCCCGTTATCTCCTTTTCGACCAACGTATATGATAATCCAGCGGATATTTTCGATTCTATCGAACGTCTGGCGCAGTACTTCCAGGCGGTAGAGTTTGAAATTGGCGAAGCCGCAGAGGAGGTCTTCTGGCAGCTGGATAGCGAACAGCGTTTGGCGTTGGCGGCGAAAATTAAGGCGTTTACCACAGATCGTGGCGTGACCTTTACCGTTCATGCGGGCTGGTGGGGGAGACAGTATAACCTGTGTTCGCCGGACGCCGGGGAGCAAGCGCAGGCGATCGCGTGCCTGGACGCCGCCGTGCGTTTTTCTTTGGCGGCGGGGGCGAGCAGCGTGACTTTCCATCCCGGCTACAAGGATAAGTATGACAACACCACCTTGCTGAACTGCCTGATTACGGCGGTGAATCGGTTACAGGAGCAGGTTGACTGTCGCGGTATTGCACTGTGTCTGGAAAATATGGGCGGAGAGCGGCCTAAGTATCCGGTGTTCAGCGTGGAAGAGCATCTGCGTTTTCATCGTGAAACAGGCTGTTATATCACCATCGACGTGACGCACCTGTGCTCGCTGTATCCATACGGCGAGGCGCTGTTCGACGCCATCGCCCGCCTGGCGCCGGTGACGCGTCATCTGCATATTGCTGATTTACGGGGTACGCATCATCAGCATCTGCCGCTGGGGGAAGGGGATTTGCCGTTGAGCGATGTCTTGAACCGTTTTGCGGCCGGCGGCTATCGCGGCGTAGCGGTGGTGGAGGAGTTTATTCCCAAATACAGCACTGCCTTTTATCTTGAGAAGGCGCGCGAATACCAACGACGGCTGGAGTCCATGCGGCATGTCCCTGCATGA
- a CDS encoding AzlC family ABC transporter permease has translation MSLHEQPLTRSGGKHDFLRGLADASPFVFSLLLSFTVIGLLGYQQGLSGIHSVIFSGALMSAPLQMTLLEAPQQSLSLLTVLLSALSINLRFLVFTLSLRSSLRDGPLRGYIPALLVMANAAFTLMSLRRESAPLTRAYCNTVSFTLYAAALCGTLLGYLFASLADRHLVEHISVIIAIFIASSLGKLARDYHQLLAQAVALLACFASVWLFGAINLLAILAITLLLSYLYDR, from the coding sequence ATGTCCCTGCATGAACAGCCACTGACGCGCAGCGGCGGCAAGCATGATTTTTTACGGGGTCTGGCAGACGCATCACCCTTTGTGTTCTCGCTGCTGTTGTCATTTACCGTCATTGGTCTGCTGGGGTACCAGCAGGGGCTGAGCGGCATACACTCGGTGATTTTTAGCGGCGCGCTGATGTCGGCGCCGTTACAAATGACCCTGCTGGAAGCGCCGCAGCAGTCGCTCTCGCTGCTCACCGTGCTGCTTTCCGCGCTGAGTATCAACCTGCGTTTTCTGGTGTTTACCCTCAGCCTGCGCAGCAGCCTGCGCGATGGCCCACTGCGTGGCTATATTCCCGCATTATTGGTGATGGCCAACGCCGCCTTTACGCTGATGTCGCTGCGGCGCGAGAGCGCGCCGCTGACGCGGGCCTACTGCAACACCGTCAGTTTTACGCTCTACGCCGCCGCCCTGTGCGGCACCCTGCTGGGCTACCTGTTCGCTTCACTGGCCGATCGCCATCTGGTGGAGCATATATCGGTGATTATCGCGATTTTCATTGCCTCGTCGTTGGGCAAACTGGCGCGCGATTATCATCAGCTGCTGGCGCAGGCTGTGGCGCTGCTGGCCTGTTTCGCCAGCGTATGGCTGTTTGGTGCCATCAATCTGCTGGCGATCCTGGCCATTACGCTGTTGCTGAGTTATCTCTATGACCGATAA
- a CDS encoding AzlD domain-containing protein, protein MTDNHYFWAFILCCALISALCRLLPLLINVEALPASLQSFIARLAKYISVALLVNILVAAVWQLGQQQGMHYSWIIPVALAWLLGLTPLKSSYAFLIALVCWGGLLWW, encoded by the coding sequence ATGACCGATAACCATTATTTTTGGGCCTTCATCCTCTGCTGCGCGCTGATCTCGGCGCTGTGTCGGTTACTGCCGTTATTAATTAACGTCGAGGCGCTGCCTGCGTCGCTGCAGTCGTTTATTGCCCGGTTGGCGAAATACATTTCCGTGGCGCTGCTGGTGAATATTCTTGTGGCCGCGGTGTGGCAACTGGGACAGCAGCAGGGTATGCATTACTCGTGGATCATTCCGGTGGCGTTGGCATGGCTGCTGGGCCTGACTCCGCTGAAGTCGAGCTATGCCTTCCTGATCGCTCTGGTCTGCTGGGGCGGCCTGCTGTGGTGGTGA
- a CDS encoding MFS transporter: MHTESTLPLKDQQRNILRLATAQALAGANSVVFYATGAIVGHAIAPNASLATFPITMFVLGMAACILPFGRLARKYGRKAAFMAGTGAGVMTGLAAALAVVIGSFTLFCLAAFLGGAYAAVALSFRFAATDGVDKARRARALSLVMGGGVAAGVIGPMLVTGTMDLWPSHTFAITFVAQALVAALSAWVLTGVKSAEPVAAAKSGGRPLREIVRQPGFLRTVFSGAVTYMIMNFLMTAAPLSMHMHGISQQAANLGIQWHVIAMFGPSFFTGRLINRFGSMPVAAAGLMLTGLSVVAGLSGTDIAHYWLSLILLGIGWNFGFTGASTKIIDFHRPEEKTQVQSLNDFVVFSVMIIGSFSSGALLNLFGWNAVLWGSLLPVALALLTLLPVRRKAVARW, encoded by the coding sequence ATGCATACAGAGAGCACATTGCCGCTCAAAGACCAGCAGCGTAATATCCTGCGCCTGGCGACTGCCCAGGCGCTGGCCGGTGCGAACTCGGTGGTGTTTTACGCCACCGGTGCGATTGTCGGCCATGCCATCGCGCCTAATGCTTCGCTTGCCACCTTCCCCATCACCATGTTCGTACTAGGAATGGCGGCCTGTATCCTGCCGTTTGGCAGGCTAGCTCGCAAATACGGACGAAAGGCGGCCTTTATGGCCGGCACCGGCGCCGGGGTGATGACCGGACTGGCCGCCGCGCTGGCGGTCGTTATCGGTTCCTTTACCCTATTCTGTCTCGCCGCCTTTCTGGGAGGTGCCTACGCCGCCGTGGCGCTGTCGTTCCGCTTTGCCGCCACGGATGGCGTGGACAAAGCGCGGCGGGCGCGGGCGCTGTCGCTGGTGATGGGCGGCGGCGTCGCGGCCGGCGTTATCGGTCCGATGCTGGTCACCGGCACCATGGATCTCTGGCCATCCCATACCTTTGCCATTACCTTTGTTGCGCAGGCGCTGGTCGCCGCGCTCTCCGCCTGGGTGCTGACAGGGGTTAAAAGCGCCGAGCCGGTTGCCGCCGCCAAAAGCGGCGGCCGCCCTTTGCGGGAAATTGTGCGCCAGCCCGGCTTTCTGCGCACGGTTTTCAGCGGCGCCGTCACTTATATGATCATGAACTTCCTGATGACGGCCGCGCCGCTCTCGATGCATATGCACGGCATCTCTCAGCAGGCGGCCAATCTGGGCATTCAATGGCATGTCATTGCCATGTTCGGCCCCAGTTTCTTTACCGGCAGGCTGATTAACCGCTTCGGATCGATGCCCGTCGCCGCCGCAGGGCTGATGCTGACCGGGCTGTCCGTTGTCGCCGGGCTGAGCGGCACCGATATTGCCCATTACTGGCTTTCCCTGATCCTGCTGGGCATCGGCTGGAACTTCGGCTTTACCGGCGCATCGACGAAGATCATTGATTTTCACCGTCCGGAAGAGAAAACCCAGGTGCAGTCGCTGAACGATTTCGTGGTGTTTAGCGTGATGATCATCGGTTCCTTCTCCTCCGGCGCACTGCTGAATCTGTTTGGCTGGAATGCCGTATTGTGGGGATCGCTGCTCCCTGTCGCGCTGGCGCTGCTCACGCTGCTCCCCGTCAGGCGGAAAGCCGTGGCGCGTTGGTAG
- a CDS encoding sulfite exporter TauE/SafE family protein — MTDFDTATLLLSGAVFLLAGLVKGVTGMGLPTVAMGLLGAMISPVAAAGMLLLPSLVTNIFQLAGGGNTAVLLRRLWPMLLMVSVATLGTSGWIAAGDSSRTQLALGVALIIYGVWTLAGRIYAVSARAEKYGSPLIGLVTGMLTGGTGVFVMPAVPWLQALGLEKDELVQALGISFTCSTLALAAGLWWHGAFQVGSLNMSALAVLPAVAGLFVGQKLRRVISPLLFRRCFLFCLIVLGAEMTLRAL; from the coding sequence ATGACGGATTTTGACACCGCCACGCTGCTGCTTAGCGGCGCGGTTTTTCTGCTGGCCGGGCTGGTGAAAGGCGTAACCGGCATGGGGTTACCGACCGTGGCGATGGGGCTGCTGGGCGCGATGATCTCCCCGGTGGCCGCGGCAGGCATGCTGCTGCTGCCCTCATTGGTCACCAATATCTTTCAGCTGGCGGGCGGCGGCAACACGGCGGTGCTGCTGCGCCGGCTGTGGCCGATGCTGCTGATGGTATCGGTTGCCACACTTGGTACCAGCGGCTGGATTGCTGCGGGCGACAGCAGCCGCACGCAGCTGGCGTTGGGCGTAGCGCTGATTATCTACGGGGTGTGGACGCTGGCAGGGCGCATTTACGCCGTCTCCGCCCGTGCTGAAAAATACGGTTCTCCGCTTATCGGTCTGGTTACCGGCATGCTGACCGGCGGAACCGGGGTGTTTGTGATGCCGGCAGTGCCCTGGCTGCAGGCGCTGGGGCTGGAAAAGGATGAGCTGGTGCAGGCGCTGGGCATCTCTTTTACCTGCTCGACCCTGGCACTGGCGGCGGGGTTATGGTGGCACGGAGCCTTTCAGGTCGGATCGTTAAATATGTCGGCGCTGGCGGTGCTGCCTGCAGTAGCAGGATTGTTTGTCGGGCAGAAGCTGCGCCGCGTGATCTCACCGCTGCTGTTCCGCCGCTGTTTTCTGTTTTGCCTGATCGTGCTGGGGGCGGAGATGACGCTGCGTGCGCTCTGA
- a CDS encoding PipA/GogA/GtgA family type III secretion system effector: MVGFNPALLGAAARGISQSLHHQRHGLASLSQMAGRAHDRLLSAHSPALMRQFTQPSPLRHAFSAKLNDVTHKFRPGELSEMLLSAAKQGNSTLRALHHTVTSGLQEAYAHSATFRAAFNHAYRDEVRFGAHPPHWQIDPLAASTTPAHQSSAKTLGLKRLLEVLNGKPPGYTTEQGQQPLSKRRALLQALLEGLTGLPQHESLQGKNHPRGPLIELLNIVVDEIVHQLGTQDPACVSHPVPASGAEPQRPTDAKATPPSSQGNTPPAAHVDTPAATVKTSAPSAAHAPSPPQQAEIMANHAALRHPAGTAPASHSEIAEDNDPIEALERPDPAVAAAREAFGRKLFDGLMREGSAACPHDAASATRMGQTFQRNMAPLFNNVTGQEKNAAELLHKLHAEDKKTAAFRFDPTFPGNMLAAMQEKRGDAKAACRFYLVMAQAAGFKAQTHAFSVAGNLSVPAANRPGEQHPLTEHAVLKISDENGNSSYFDPLLGRTVNPFRSDSMGNYLDTTRLAGDETAYIRERHPQETAVYGRGIMDALMRAGINTFPEPGLETKRHEAGQHIQRAFAPLFKHTHSKESTLSLLQKLADENKRSQTIKFNPTESQRDIYDIALEQQADADSINKLFQALAKSAGHHQVELHTIDTPLSIAMGDSPDIPGVKPNARFELNNHTVLKLSDPQGNTVFFDPVLARRVNPDDTRSLEGYLRG; encoded by the coding sequence ATGGTCGGGTTTAATCCTGCGCTGCTTGGCGCAGCGGCAAGAGGTATCAGTCAGAGTTTGCACCACCAGCGCCATGGCTTAGCCAGCTTGTCCCAGATGGCGGGACGCGCGCACGACCGGTTGCTGAGTGCACACTCCCCGGCGCTGATGCGGCAATTTACCCAGCCGAGTCCGTTGCGCCACGCATTCTCGGCCAAACTCAACGACGTCACGCACAAGTTCCGTCCCGGCGAACTGTCGGAGATGCTTCTCTCCGCCGCCAAACAGGGCAATAGCACGCTGCGTGCACTGCATCATACGGTAACCAGCGGCCTGCAGGAGGCTTACGCCCACAGCGCCACCTTCCGCGCTGCGTTTAATCATGCCTATCGCGACGAGGTCAGATTCGGCGCCCATCCCCCTCACTGGCAGATCGATCCGCTGGCGGCCTCAACCACGCCGGCGCATCAGTCATCCGCCAAGACGCTGGGACTGAAGCGACTGCTTGAGGTGTTAAACGGCAAACCACCCGGCTATACCACCGAACAAGGGCAGCAGCCGTTAAGTAAACGGCGCGCCCTGCTCCAGGCGCTACTCGAAGGGCTGACCGGATTACCGCAGCATGAAAGCCTGCAGGGCAAAAACCATCCGCGCGGGCCGCTGATCGAACTGCTGAATATTGTGGTGGATGAGATTGTGCACCAGCTCGGTACGCAGGACCCCGCCTGCGTCAGCCACCCTGTGCCGGCAAGCGGCGCGGAACCGCAGCGGCCGACAGACGCCAAGGCAACGCCGCCATCTTCGCAAGGGAACACGCCGCCGGCAGCGCATGTTGATACACCTGCGGCGACAGTAAAAACGTCAGCACCTTCGGCGGCGCACGCGCCATCGCCGCCGCAGCAAGCAGAGATAATGGCAAACCACGCCGCGCTCCGGCACCCGGCCGGTACGGCTCCTGCTTCACACTCGGAAATAGCCGAAGATAACGACCCGATAGAAGCGTTGGAACGACCGGATCCGGCAGTGGCCGCCGCCCGGGAGGCGTTTGGCCGCAAGCTGTTTGACGGGCTGATGCGGGAAGGCAGCGCCGCCTGCCCACACGATGCCGCCAGCGCGACAAGAATGGGCCAGACCTTTCAGCGCAATATGGCACCCTTGTTTAACAACGTGACGGGTCAGGAAAAAAACGCCGCAGAGCTGCTGCACAAACTCCATGCGGAAGATAAAAAAACCGCGGCTTTTCGATTCGATCCGACATTCCCGGGCAATATGCTGGCCGCCATGCAGGAAAAACGCGGCGATGCTAAGGCGGCCTGCCGTTTCTATCTGGTGATGGCGCAGGCGGCGGGCTTCAAGGCGCAGACGCATGCCTTTTCCGTCGCCGGCAACCTCAGCGTACCGGCGGCTAATCGGCCTGGCGAGCAGCATCCGCTGACTGAGCATGCGGTGTTAAAGATCAGCGACGAGAACGGCAATAGCAGTTATTTTGATCCGTTGCTGGGCCGGACGGTTAATCCTTTTCGCAGTGACAGTATGGGAAACTACCTGGACACCACCCGCCTCGCCGGCGACGAAACCGCCTACATTCGTGAGCGCCACCCGCAGGAAACCGCCGTGTATGGCAGAGGCATTATGGATGCGCTGATGAGGGCGGGCATCAACACCTTCCCTGAACCGGGGCTGGAAACGAAACGGCACGAGGCAGGCCAGCACATCCAGCGGGCATTTGCCCCGCTATTCAAACATACCCATAGCAAAGAAAGCACCCTGAGCCTGCTGCAGAAGCTGGCGGACGAAAACAAGCGCAGCCAGACAATAAAATTCAACCCGACGGAAAGCCAGCGCGATATCTATGACATCGCGCTCGAACAACAGGCCGACGCAGATTCCATCAACAAACTGTTTCAGGCGCTGGCGAAAAGTGCCGGCCACCATCAGGTTGAGCTGCATACCATTGATACGCCGCTGTCCATCGCCATGGGCGACAGCCCGGATATTCCCGGCGTAAAGCCTAACGCCAGGTTCGAACTGAACAATCATACCGTGTTGAAACTCAGCGATCCGCAAGGCAACACCGTATTCTTCGACCCGGTACTGGCGCGCCGGGTCAACCCTGACGATACCCGCAGTCTGGAGGGCTATCTACGGGGATAA
- a CDS encoding GNAT family N-acetyltransferase → MKIRPYQESDRPFLRRLYLAARKIAFHWRDTANYQPRDFDRATLGEEIWVAEENGIPLGFVSIHRAEDFIHNLYVDPAQQTRGVGSTLLKQAESTFRTTGALKCLVRNEPALMFYQRHGWRIISQGGEGDEAYYLLHSTAR, encoded by the coding sequence ATGAAAATACGGCCATATCAAGAATCCGATCGCCCCTTTCTGCGCCGCTTATATTTGGCCGCGCGTAAAATCGCCTTTCACTGGCGGGACACCGCCAATTACCAACCGAGAGATTTCGATCGCGCTACGCTGGGAGAAGAGATCTGGGTAGCCGAAGAAAACGGCATACCGCTGGGTTTTGTTTCCATTCACCGGGCCGAAGATTTTATCCATAACCTGTATGTCGACCCCGCTCAACAAACTCGCGGCGTAGGCAGTACCCTGCTAAAACAGGCAGAATCCACCTTCCGCACCACCGGCGCGTTGAAATGTCTGGTCAGGAACGAACCGGCTTTGATGTTTTATCAGCGGCACGGCTGGCGCATTATCAGCCAGGGAGGCGAAGGTGACGAAGCCTATTACCTGCTGCACAGCACCGCCAGATAG
- the thiM gene encoding hydroxyethylthiazole kinase — MIARPDELPGATAAASLQLLKQHSPLIHCLTNDVVQTLTANVLLALGASPAMVIEPSEATQFSRLADGVLINIGTLTAARAESMLAAVEAANQAATPWVLDPVAVGGLTFRTEFANRLLTLQPAAIRGNASEIMALSGLQASGRGVDSTADSLAALPAAQQLAQRSGAIVAVTGATDYITDGQRSWAVGGGDPLMTRVVGTGCALSAVVAAFCSLPGERLDHVAAACRVMAHCGAAASKQAGGPGSFTPAFLDALYRWQGDE; from the coding sequence ATGATCGCTCGACCTGATGAATTGCCCGGCGCAACGGCCGCGGCCAGCTTACAGCTGCTTAAACAACATTCCCCGCTGATTCACTGCCTGACCAACGACGTGGTGCAAACGCTGACGGCCAACGTTTTGCTGGCGCTGGGCGCTTCGCCGGCGATGGTGATTGAACCGTCCGAAGCGACGCAGTTCAGCCGCCTGGCCGATGGCGTGCTGATCAATATCGGCACGCTGACCGCCGCCCGCGCGGAATCGATGCTGGCGGCGGTGGAGGCGGCCAATCAGGCCGCGACGCCGTGGGTGCTGGACCCGGTGGCGGTCGGCGGACTGACCTTTCGTACCGAGTTTGCCAACCGGCTGCTGACGCTGCAGCCGGCGGCCATTCGCGGCAACGCGTCGGAAATTATGGCGCTGAGCGGGCTGCAGGCTTCGGGGCGCGGCGTCGACAGCACGGCGGACTCTCTGGCCGCGCTGCCGGCGGCGCAACAGCTGGCGCAGCGCAGCGGTGCGATTGTCGCGGTCACCGGCGCCACCGACTACATTACTGACGGGCAGCGCAGCTGGGCGGTCGGCGGCGGCGATCCGCTGATGACGCGGGTGGTGGGCACCGGCTGTGCCTTATCGGCGGTGGTGGCGGCGTTTTGCAGCCTGCCGGGCGAGCGGCTGGACCACGTCGCCGCCGCCTGCCGGGTGATGGCGCACTGCGGCGCGGCGGCCAGCAAACAGGCCGGCGGCCCCGGCAGCTTTACCCCCGCATTTCTCGACGCGCTGTACCGCTGGCAGGGAGATGAATAA
- the thiD gene encoding bifunctional hydroxymethylpyrimidine kinase/phosphomethylpyrimidine kinase has translation MKRINALTIAGTDPSGGAGIQADLKAFSALGAYGASVITALVAQNTRGVQSVYQIEPTFVAAQLDSVLSDVRIDSVKIGMLANADIVQAVAERLRHYQPPFVVLDTVMLAKSGDPLLAPEAVASIRRELLPQVSLITPNLPEAAALLACPPADNEQQMREQGRALLAMGCQAVLMKGGHLSEEESPDWLFSRGTEQRFSAPRVATRHTHGTGCTLSAALAALRPRYDDWPQTVAAAKDYLQRALQQADSLEVGQGIGPVHHFHAWW, from the coding sequence ATGAAACGCATCAATGCATTGACCATCGCCGGTACCGATCCGAGCGGCGGCGCCGGCATTCAGGCGGATCTGAAAGCCTTCTCGGCGCTCGGCGCCTATGGCGCCAGCGTGATCACCGCGCTGGTGGCGCAAAACACGCGCGGCGTGCAGTCGGTGTACCAGATTGAGCCGACGTTCGTTGCCGCGCAGCTGGATTCCGTGCTGAGCGACGTGCGCATCGACAGCGTAAAAATCGGTATGCTGGCCAATGCCGACATCGTGCAGGCGGTGGCCGAGCGCTTGCGGCATTATCAGCCGCCGTTTGTGGTGCTGGATACGGTGATGCTGGCGAAAAGCGGCGATCCGCTGCTGGCGCCGGAGGCGGTGGCGTCGATCCGGCGTGAACTGTTGCCGCAGGTGTCGCTGATTACGCCTAACCTGCCGGAAGCGGCGGCGCTGCTGGCGTGTCCGCCGGCGGATAATGAGCAGCAGATGCGCGAGCAGGGACGGGCGCTGCTGGCAATGGGTTGCCAGGCGGTGCTGATGAAGGGCGGCCATCTCAGTGAAGAGGAAAGCCCGGACTGGCTGTTCAGCCGCGGTACGGAGCAGCGCTTCAGCGCGCCTCGTGTCGCCACGCGCCATACGCACGGCACCGGCTGCACCCTGTCTGCGGCGCTGGCCGCCCTGCGTCCGCGTTATGACGACTGGCCGCAGACGGTGGCGGCGGCGAAGGATTACCTGCAGCGCGCGCTGCAGCAGGCGGACAGCCTGGAAGTCGGCCAGGGCATCGGCCCGGTGCACCATTTCCATGCCTGGTGGTGA